The Acropora muricata isolate sample 2 chromosome 5, ASM3666990v1, whole genome shotgun sequence genome includes a window with the following:
- the LOC136918305 gene encoding nudC domain-containing protein 2-like, with translation MADHFDEKSGVVPSITPWGSWAQTIDEVFIEVNVPKGTKGREIICEIKPKSINFILKGKEVFKGDFAGTVLADECTWVLEDNELVRIILVKSGRDAANCWHSLLSNEYSADPWTFNEMEKKLTLERFQKENPGFDFSKANISGNYSGGGPKLPT, from the exons ATGGCTGACCATTTTGACGAAAAAAGTGGCGTCGTTCCTTCGATAACGCCATGGGGAAGCTGGGCGCAAACAATTGATGAAGTTTTCATCGAGGTTAATGTTCCTAAAGGAACTAAGGGTCGGGAAATCATCTGTGAAATCAAACCAAAGAgtataaattttattttgaaaggaaaagaagTTTTCAAG gGAGATTTTGCTGGCACTGTTTTGGCTGATGAATGTACGTGGGTCTtag AGGACAATGAGCTTGTGCGGATAATTCTGGTGAAATCAGGTCGAGATGCTGCCAATTGCTGGCATTCACTACTTTCAAATGAGTATTCTGCTGATCCGTGGACATtcaatgaaatggaaaaaaagctTACCCTGGAAAGATTTCAGAAAGAG AATCCTGGATTTGACTTCAGTAAAGCTAACATATCGGGAAACTATTCTGGTGGAGGGCCAAAATTGCCAACATGA